A single window of Candidatus Methylacidiphilales bacterium DNA harbors:
- the rdgB gene encoding RdgB/HAM1 family non-canonical purine NTP pyrophosphatase, with translation MQTILIATGNRGKAREFQEMIGHAWRVLTLRDLPEAPTVEEDGATFEANACKKALALVPHFDGPILADDSGLEVDALGGAPGVFSARYAGVHGDDAANNRKLMEAMRDVPEAARGAQFHCVLAWVEGGIVRGTYEGICRGRILREGRGTNGFGYDPLFQPEGFLHTMAELDPGEKHALSHRGKAMRLAVEALNKK, from the coding sequence ATGCAGACGATCCTCATCGCCACCGGCAACCGGGGCAAGGCGCGGGAATTCCAGGAAATGATCGGACATGCCTGGAGGGTGTTGACCCTGCGGGATCTTCCCGAAGCCCCCACGGTGGAGGAGGATGGGGCGACCTTTGAGGCCAATGCGTGCAAAAAGGCCCTGGCTTTGGTGCCGCACTTTGACGGACCGATTCTGGCCGATGATTCCGGGTTGGAGGTCGATGCCTTGGGCGGTGCACCGGGTGTGTTTTCTGCACGCTATGCCGGAGTTCATGGAGATGATGCGGCCAACAACCGGAAGTTGATGGAGGCGATGCGCGACGTTCCGGAGGCGGCGCGAGGGGCGCAGTTCCATTGCGTCCTGGCCTGGGTGGAGGGCGGAATCGTCCGGGGTACCTACGAGGGGATTTGTCGCGGGCGCATTCTCCGGGAAGGCCGGGGGACGAACGGTTTTGGATACGATCCTCTTTTCCAGCCGGAAGGATTCCTCCACACGATGGCCGAGCTGGACCCCGGAGAAAAACATGCGCTCAGCCATCGCGGCAAAGCCATGAGGCTGGCGGTGGAGGCATTGAACAAAAAGTAG
- a CDS encoding DUF4126 domain-containing protein, with amino-acid sequence MEVFFGICLGLGLAAASGMRVTVPALVLAIAAKSGHVTLAEHFQWLATTPALICLGVAALLEIAGYFIPWVDHLLGSIATPAAVIAGTLVAASTMGHLDPWLQWTLAVIAGGGAAGTVQLGTVAARALSLFTTGGIANPVVSLLEFLGSLLLSVLSVLLPLLGLILASMVLLVLCGAILLWRTRRVQAH; translated from the coding sequence GTGGAGGTTTTTTTCGGAATCTGCCTGGGACTCGGTCTGGCGGCGGCATCGGGAATGCGCGTCACGGTGCCCGCCCTGGTGCTGGCCATCGCGGCCAAGAGCGGTCATGTCACACTGGCCGAGCATTTCCAATGGCTGGCCACCACTCCGGCCTTGATTTGTCTGGGGGTGGCGGCGTTATTGGAAATAGCGGGCTATTTCATTCCCTGGGTCGACCACCTGCTCGGCAGTATCGCCACCCCGGCCGCGGTGATAGCGGGAACCCTGGTCGCGGCGTCGACGATGGGGCACCTCGATCCCTGGCTCCAGTGGACCCTGGCGGTGATTGCCGGGGGAGGGGCGGCGGGAACGGTGCAGCTGGGGACGGTGGCGGCGCGGGCCTTGTCGCTGTTCACCACCGGGGGGATCGCCAATCCCGTGGTGTCGTTGCTGGAGTTTCTTGGTTCGTTGCTGCTGTCGGTTTTGAGCGTGTTGTTGCCCCTGCTGGGTCTGATCCTGGCGTCGATGGTCTTGCTGGTTTTGTGCGGGGCGATTCTTCTGTGGAGAACACGCCGGGTTCAGGCGCACTGA
- a CDS encoding Glu/Leu/Phe/Val dehydrogenase produces the protein MAATLMQSASERLLEPLKLFPLPADTTEILQAAEARYGFSIPVRMDDGSLRVFQGYRVQYNRLRGPAKGGIRFHPAVNLDEVTSLAFWMTFKCAVVDIPYGGGKGGVEVDTKLLSPRELERLSRGYINACAHLIGPDSDIPAPDMYTNERVMGWMIDQYNIIHRSQQPAALTGKPLALGGTRGRTEATGRGGFHVLEALLERLKLKREITRVVVQGFGNVGYYAALTMAEAGYIVQAVSGSQGGIYRASGFSPAELQEAYGAGSLTAWGEARDCRLLTQAELLSLEAEVLVPAALENQIHAGNAGAVRARVVLELANGPVTPEADLILEKMGVVVVPDILANAGGVTVSYFEWVQNRQGFYWPLELVRQRLEEIMHRSTREVAHLADRHGCSLRTAAYVLALQRINAAVEARGTRTFFQR, from the coding sequence ATGGCCGCGACCTTGATGCAGTCGGCTTCGGAACGACTATTGGAGCCGCTCAAGTTGTTCCCACTCCCTGCCGATACGACAGAAATCCTCCAAGCAGCCGAGGCACGCTATGGATTTTCAATCCCGGTCCGCATGGATGACGGATCCTTGCGGGTTTTTCAAGGCTACCGCGTGCAATACAACCGCCTGCGCGGCCCGGCCAAGGGGGGGATACGGTTCCATCCGGCGGTCAATCTGGATGAGGTGACCTCGCTGGCTTTCTGGATGACCTTCAAGTGTGCGGTGGTTGACATCCCCTACGGCGGGGGCAAAGGCGGGGTGGAAGTCGACACCAAGTTGCTTTCCCCGCGCGAACTCGAGCGCCTGAGCCGGGGTTACATCAATGCCTGTGCGCACCTCATCGGTCCGGACAGCGACATCCCGGCGCCGGACATGTACACCAACGAACGCGTCATGGGTTGGATGATCGACCAGTACAACATCATCCACCGGAGCCAGCAGCCGGCGGCATTGACAGGCAAACCACTGGCGCTGGGAGGAACGCGCGGGCGGACCGAGGCCACCGGACGGGGCGGCTTCCATGTCCTCGAGGCCCTGTTGGAACGCCTCAAACTCAAGCGCGAGATCACTCGCGTGGTCGTGCAGGGTTTTGGCAATGTCGGATACTATGCGGCGCTGACGATGGCCGAGGCGGGGTACATCGTGCAGGCGGTGTCGGGTTCGCAGGGGGGGATTTATCGCGCCTCGGGTTTCTCCCCGGCCGAGTTGCAGGAGGCCTATGGGGCGGGTTCGCTGACGGCCTGGGGTGAGGCCCGGGACTGCCGGTTGTTGACCCAGGCCGAGCTCTTGTCGCTGGAAGCGGAGGTGCTTGTGCCTGCGGCGTTGGAAAACCAGATCCATGCCGGGAACGCCGGGGCCGTGCGTGCGCGGGTGGTTTTGGAGTTGGCCAACGGACCGGTGACCCCGGAGGCGGACCTGATTTTGGAAAAGATGGGCGTCGTGGTGGTTCCGGACATTCTGGCCAATGCGGGCGGCGTGACAGTGAGTTACTTTGAATGGGTGCAGAACCGGCAGGGTTTTTACTGGCCCCTAGAGCTGGTGCGGCAGCGGCTGGAGGAGATCATGCACCGGTCGACCCGGGAAGTGGCCCATCTGGCCGACCGGCACGGGTGCAGCCTGCGCACGGCGGCTTATGTGCTGGCGCTGCAGCGGATCAATGCGGCGGTAGAGGCCCGGGGGACACGGACGTTTTTCCAGCGGTAG